A region of Paenibacillus sp. JNUCC-31 DNA encodes the following proteins:
- a CDS encoding tetratricopeptide repeat protein codes for MDRTVEARVVQYTQIAESIVQQWDSFENEGLNPQFSFHFLRDIFFIKEIGFSKWETELPSAWFNFILNDNNVDKSLQRKLLFVLKKYVEEFETTKINCSDGTAICLYHLLRKKDEVTPSFKELLFVMYIKNHYYKDRDYRFVERFTSKIMSSVQNEIYLEEIQHLRLLCLKNMFRYSELESELKQYYSNGHNRPKSLLRYGSFYILLDRFEEAIDLYYQAVNQRENLEVASHALFVLQELHRFSIDEELMMKLEKLHLVNIEEQLKSRFEGSFQAFDIRNKLSEYERDAIQFIGDHQRAKDKRKRKNRSGSDHYLKHAYNVLIQSSKLIENIGLPDFMIGQNKAMKMVAEWLIMEGGLQISHRYLGMGLNFKDLKLNNDELLLYQQNHLKLFKWMYGQLHQMVTVLENRSSREVNWYSLFEHITDALLTQIDLLYRVLSVELIELLVDPLLRILKLDIQSLNSFTTEFLAKVINDLKPARSVEVFQQYLNFLGENTNTLGFYNGINQIRFNGWSNQELEFFDYGILKTILNRVHDKNIFSANSFYYMIFNIHAISPIPPEHFQEIKVLLKQIYEDLNGYNKDHLLRLMFKYDMFSDEEARNEVHNVIERYVQDNMLQINTLNILADLIPVIHEDQIERIILKARSHRTNSKRINFFISGASEQLEESYQIFVLRIAQFRKTPDILFDEHYGIEKLSSMTFNLLKEARESFDSNVSLVEEMNKRLKYEVLNGSKKERIKSIAIARGWMRNGQIIYDSDTELANVIESFVWDSSNRVKAWSFSFLTDYYSNDSVKNDEQIINLFTKIKDTYIDETDEDLMIAITFFLSRFNKVLSIGECKDAFEKWVYIIEQSSYLSVQKEWLGAMTDSPSI; via the coding sequence ATGGATAGAACAGTGGAGGCGAGAGTAGTACAGTACACCCAGATCGCGGAAAGCATTGTACAGCAGTGGGATTCTTTTGAAAATGAAGGATTAAATCCCCAATTTTCTTTTCACTTCTTAAGAGATATTTTTTTTATAAAAGAGATTGGATTCTCAAAATGGGAGACAGAACTACCGAGCGCTTGGTTCAATTTTATACTTAATGATAACAATGTTGATAAATCGCTACAAAGAAAACTCCTCTTTGTTTTGAAAAAGTACGTAGAAGAATTCGAGACTACAAAAATTAATTGTTCAGATGGTACAGCAATATGTTTATACCATCTTTTAAGAAAAAAAGACGAAGTTACTCCATCTTTTAAGGAACTACTTTTTGTAATGTACATTAAGAATCATTACTATAAGGATCGTGATTACCGCTTCGTGGAGCGTTTTACTTCTAAAATAATGTCTTCTGTGCAAAATGAAATATATTTAGAAGAAATCCAGCATTTAAGATTGCTTTGTTTGAAAAATATGTTTAGGTATAGTGAATTAGAATCAGAACTAAAACAATATTATTCAAATGGTCATAACCGTCCTAAGAGTCTGTTAAGATACGGAAGTTTTTATATTTTACTTGATCGTTTTGAAGAAGCAATTGATTTATATTACCAAGCAGTTAACCAGAGGGAAAATTTAGAGGTAGCTTCTCATGCCTTGTTCGTTTTACAGGAGTTGCATAGATTCTCTATTGATGAAGAACTTATGATGAAACTGGAGAAGCTTCATTTAGTTAATATTGAGGAACAATTAAAGTCACGATTTGAAGGATCATTCCAAGCTTTCGATATAAGAAATAAACTAAGTGAGTATGAGCGCGATGCAATCCAATTTATTGGAGATCATCAAAGGGCTAAAGATAAAAGAAAGCGAAAGAATCGGAGCGGATCTGACCATTATTTGAAGCATGCTTATAATGTACTAATCCAGAGTTCTAAATTAATTGAGAATATCGGACTACCGGACTTCATGATCGGTCAAAATAAAGCAATGAAAATGGTAGCAGAGTGGTTAATTATGGAAGGTGGCCTCCAGATATCACATCGTTACCTTGGTATGGGATTAAATTTCAAAGATCTTAAGTTAAATAACGATGAACTTCTTTTATATCAACAGAATCATCTCAAGTTATTCAAGTGGATGTATGGTCAACTTCATCAAATGGTAACAGTACTCGAAAATCGCTCGAGTAGAGAAGTCAACTGGTATTCTCTATTTGAACATATTACGGATGCGCTTCTCACTCAAATCGATTTGTTGTATCGGGTACTGAGTGTCGAATTAATTGAGCTTTTAGTGGATCCACTATTGCGCATTCTAAAGTTAGATATTCAAAGCTTAAATAGTTTCACTACTGAGTTTCTTGCAAAAGTAATCAATGATTTGAAGCCTGCACGAAGCGTCGAGGTATTCCAGCAATATTTAAATTTTCTTGGAGAGAACACGAATACCTTAGGTTTTTACAATGGAATAAATCAAATTCGTTTTAATGGGTGGTCGAATCAAGAACTAGAATTCTTTGATTATGGAATTTTAAAGACTATCCTTAATAGGGTCCATGATAAAAATATTTTCTCTGCTAATAGTTTCTATTACATGATTTTCAACATTCATGCTATTTCTCCGATACCACCAGAGCACTTCCAAGAAATAAAAGTACTTTTGAAACAAATATACGAAGATTTAAATGGTTATAATAAGGACCACTTATTACGTTTAATGTTCAAGTACGACATGTTCAGTGATGAAGAGGCTCGCAATGAAGTTCATAATGTAATAGAAAGATATGTGCAAGATAATATGTTACAAATCAATACATTAAACATTCTAGCCGATTTAATTCCTGTAATTCACGAAGATCAAATAGAACGAATTATCCTTAAAGCCCGTAGTCATAGAACAAATTCAAAACGAATTAATTTCTTTATTTCAGGTGCTTCAGAACAATTAGAAGAATCCTATCAAATTTTTGTCTTACGGATAGCACAGTTTAGAAAAACACCTGACATACTATTTGACGAGCATTACGGTATAGAGAAACTAAGTAGCATGACTTTCAATCTATTAAAAGAAGCACGAGAGAGTTTCGATTCAAACGTATCTCTTGTTGAAGAGATGAACAAAAGACTAAAATACGAAGTACTAAATGGAAGTAAAAAGGAACGGATAAAATCAATCGCAATTGCTAGAGGCTGGATGCGGAATGGGCAGATCATTTATGATTCTGACACAGAGCTTGCAAATGTTATTGAATCGTTTGTTTGGGATTCCTCTAATCGGGTTAAAGCCTGGAGTTTCTCTTTCTTAACAGATTACTACTCCAATGATTCAGTAAAAAATGATGAACAAATCATTAACTTATTCACAAAAATTAAAGATACTTATATTGATGAAACAGATGAAGATCTAATGATTGCTATTACATTTTTTCTTAGTAGATTCAATAAGGTACTTTCTATTGGGGAATGTAAAGATGCTTTTGAGAAATGGGTATATATCATTGAGCAGTCTTCGTATCTGTCTGTTCAAAAAGAATGGCTTGGAGCTATGACAGACAGTCCTTCAATATAA
- a CDS encoding helix-turn-helix domain-containing protein: protein MYILKHRQEPPGDKNIIGSRVVSIRKSKGIKQREFLARLQTLGLDISQTSLSRLEGQYRLVQDYEVVMIAKALEISVGYLLGEE, encoded by the coding sequence GTGTACATATTGAAGCATAGACAAGAACCACCTGGCGACAAAAATATCATCGGCTCACGAGTCGTATCTATTCGTAAAAGTAAGGGCATCAAACAACGAGAATTCCTCGCCAGATTGCAAACATTGGGTTTGGATATCAGTCAGACCAGCCTTTCCCGTCTTGAGGGCCAGTATCGTCTAGTCCAAGATTATGAAGTGGTGATGATAGCGAAAGCTTTGGAGATTTCTGTAGGGTATTTGCTTGGTGAAGAATAG
- a CDS encoding aspartyl-phosphate phosphatase Spo0E family protein produces MSRLLDLLEEERRKLNQLGEASLKQAIPLWDNPEVQEQSRRVDELVARVSEMKARHDRVIR; encoded by the coding sequence ATGAGCCGGTTGCTTGACTTATTGGAAGAGGAACGGCGCAAGCTTAATCAGCTTGGAGAGGCATCCTTGAAGCAAGCGATTCCGTTGTGGGACAATCCTGAGGTTCAGGAACAGAGCAGAAGGGTGGACGAACTGGTGGCACGAGTTAGTGAAATGAAGGCGAGACATGACCGAGTGATACGATGA
- a CDS encoding type 2 periplasmic-binding domain-containing protein encodes MIKFKTWWSLLMVIALITITACGSGDTASDNGTKDDSPATVGSAEAEAAFAKGKYDPPIEFSSVLMPKKYVQGDTKENNVHDRWMLETLGMKHKDTWYPANDDQYRQKLQLAIASGEKLPDFVSVPTNAVLTNQLIESGQFIAIDELFDKYASQTLKDHAAAHPELWYPFTKDGKKYNMPIMEYTDNDDTLLWLREDWMEKLNLEAPKTIADLENIMDKFKNENPDGLSPDKVFPLAISLKNNTNTWMGQLDWLFGAYGTIEEQWNKDANGNLEYGSVNPGAKQALAKLAEWMEKGYIHTDSALWDEGKSAESWTAGKAGILPGANWVPDWPAPDLLKNVPGSKYKAYPVPAGPDGKIGTKWQNSGVNASIMINKDAKHPEAIFLYYNYLLDNLANPAAGSEYEYGFAKGYDWDIIDGQPTSDKEKIKDFSNEFPFLTGPARIPDLYMKTLVKLANGEKPETPYEKQMAEFRKPENWYAGKVVMSQIDIRKQNYFTGAATPTMVSKWNLLRQSEMETFNKIIYGQLPIDAFDQFVANWKSNGGDQITQEVNEWFKSVSAK; translated from the coding sequence ATGATCAAATTCAAAACATGGTGGTCACTGCTCATGGTTATCGCGCTCATCACGATCACTGCGTGCGGCAGTGGCGATACAGCCAGTGACAATGGTACCAAAGATGATTCACCGGCGACCGTCGGTTCAGCTGAAGCAGAAGCTGCTTTTGCCAAAGGAAAATACGACCCACCCATCGAATTCAGTTCGGTATTGATGCCGAAGAAATACGTGCAAGGGGACACCAAAGAAAATAACGTTCACGATCGCTGGATGCTGGAAACGCTGGGTATGAAGCACAAAGATACCTGGTATCCGGCCAATGACGATCAATACAGACAAAAGCTTCAACTGGCTATCGCCTCTGGCGAGAAGCTGCCTGATTTCGTATCCGTACCGACCAATGCGGTATTGACCAATCAGTTGATCGAATCCGGTCAATTCATCGCCATTGATGAGTTGTTCGACAAGTACGCGAGTCAGACCCTGAAAGATCACGCAGCAGCACATCCTGAATTGTGGTATCCGTTCACCAAGGACGGCAAGAAATACAACATGCCGATCATGGAGTACACCGATAACGACGATACGCTGCTCTGGCTCCGCGAGGACTGGATGGAGAAGCTGAACCTGGAAGCTCCGAAAACCATTGCAGACCTTGAGAACATCATGGACAAATTCAAAAACGAGAACCCGGACGGTCTGTCTCCAGACAAAGTATTCCCACTGGCGATCTCGCTGAAAAATAACACCAACACCTGGATGGGCCAACTCGACTGGTTGTTCGGTGCATATGGCACAATCGAGGAGCAATGGAACAAAGACGCAAACGGCAATCTGGAGTACGGCTCCGTTAACCCGGGTGCGAAACAAGCCCTTGCCAAGCTGGCTGAATGGATGGAAAAAGGATATATCCATACCGACTCCGCCCTGTGGGACGAAGGCAAATCCGCTGAGAGCTGGACCGCTGGCAAAGCGGGCATTCTGCCTGGCGCAAACTGGGTACCCGACTGGCCGGCACCTGACCTGCTGAAGAACGTACCTGGCTCAAAATATAAAGCTTACCCTGTTCCGGCTGGCCCAGACGGCAAGATCGGTACGAAGTGGCAGAACTCTGGTGTCAACGCAAGTATCATGATTAACAAGGATGCGAAGCATCCAGAAGCCATCTTCCTGTACTACAACTACCTGCTCGATAACTTGGCTAACCCGGCTGCGGGCAGTGAGTATGAATACGGCTTCGCCAAAGGTTACGACTGGGATATCATTGACGGACAACCGACCAGTGACAAAGAGAAGATCAAAGACTTCTCCAACGAATTCCCGTTCCTGACTGGCCCGGCTCGTATTCCGGATCTGTATATGAAAACACTCGTGAAGCTGGCCAACGGCGAGAAGCCTGAAACACCTTACGAGAAACAAATGGCCGAATTCCGTAAACCGGAAAACTGGTATGCAGGTAAAGTCGTTATGTCTCAGATCGACATCCGTAAACAAAACTACTTTACTGGCGCTGCAACGCCAACCATGGTCTCCAAATGGAACCTGCTCCGCCAGTCCGAGATGGAAACCTTCAACAAAATCATCTACGGCCAACTGCCGATTGATGCCTTTGACCAATTCGTCGCCAACTGGAAATCCAACGGCGGAGATCAAATCACGCAAGAAGTGAATGAATGGTTTAAGTCGGTAAGTGCGAAGTAA
- a CDS encoding response regulator transcription factor, with the protein MQMIIVDDEAHWVDNLSMTKPWHTLGIEQVHKAYSAHEALQLIDTHPIDIVISDIQMPEMTGIELIERIRIRDKKIKCILLSGHSEFDYAKKAIQFEAVDYLLKPPTDDELMGAVQKAIDQLNTEWALISSLKRTQFTLRENLPHLRGRLLLEALQGHRIASSEWARKLANYDLPFHAGDCALMLVRMEEEFGQYDNNDQTLLEYAVINMAEEIMGEFMEVWGVKEEHGYLVFLLQLKENDTDIGKETILEKLSVQLQSKVKQFLKGSLSIVITEWFAFPDQLYDRFRQASAYFRQIVGDEREFVMRVSDVETPAAQGPLDVLYTPPTFIHLLESGQWDAAEEKILAVCAELDEKWSESWEHCMEAGFLITASFTNLAHRNRLTLTNLMGDDIEWLQSGEAFTTISKLRKWSLSVLGKLKEGTSNEIKDIRSEYVKKIQDFTDKNLHLDVSLRVLADHVNLHPTHLSKIYKIETGEGISDYISRLRMDRACHKLVTTTKKVYEISMEIGYMDPAYFIKVFKRQFGVTPQEYRDQH; encoded by the coding sequence ATGCAAATGATCATCGTAGATGATGAAGCACACTGGGTAGATAACCTGTCCATGACCAAGCCCTGGCATACGCTGGGGATTGAGCAGGTACACAAAGCATACTCGGCACACGAAGCACTTCAACTAATTGATACCCACCCTATCGATATTGTGATCTCGGATATTCAAATGCCCGAAATGACAGGCATTGAACTGATCGAACGGATCAGAATCCGTGACAAAAAAATAAAATGTATCCTTTTATCGGGACATTCCGAATTCGATTACGCTAAAAAAGCCATCCAGTTCGAGGCCGTCGATTACTTGCTGAAGCCGCCGACAGACGATGAATTGATGGGTGCCGTTCAGAAGGCCATCGATCAATTAAACACCGAATGGGCGCTCATCAGTTCACTGAAACGAACCCAGTTTACCCTTCGGGAGAATCTGCCGCATTTACGGGGTCGACTGCTCCTTGAGGCTTTGCAGGGACATCGAATTGCTTCCAGCGAATGGGCACGCAAACTTGCCAATTATGATCTGCCCTTCCACGCCGGGGATTGTGCGTTAATGCTTGTACGGATGGAAGAAGAATTCGGGCAATATGACAACAACGATCAAACCTTGCTTGAATATGCGGTCATCAATATGGCGGAAGAGATTATGGGTGAGTTTATGGAAGTGTGGGGTGTGAAGGAGGAGCATGGATATCTCGTGTTTCTGCTTCAACTGAAAGAGAACGATACTGACATTGGCAAAGAAACCATACTGGAGAAGCTTTCGGTACAGCTTCAGTCCAAGGTTAAGCAATTTCTAAAGGGTTCCCTCTCCATCGTCATCACCGAGTGGTTTGCGTTTCCCGATCAGTTATATGATCGTTTTCGGCAGGCCTCCGCTTATTTCCGGCAGATTGTCGGAGACGAACGTGAATTCGTGATGCGGGTCAGTGACGTGGAGACTCCGGCGGCGCAAGGCCCGCTCGACGTTCTGTATACCCCGCCTACTTTCATTCACCTGCTGGAGAGCGGGCAGTGGGATGCCGCAGAAGAAAAAATTCTAGCCGTCTGTGCAGAGTTGGATGAGAAATGGTCGGAATCGTGGGAACATTGCATGGAGGCTGGTTTTCTAATTACGGCTTCGTTCACCAATCTCGCACACCGTAACAGGTTGACGTTGACCAACTTAATGGGTGACGATATCGAGTGGTTGCAGAGCGGAGAAGCTTTTACCACCATCAGTAAACTGCGCAAATGGTCGCTTAGTGTGCTTGGCAAACTCAAGGAAGGCACGTCCAACGAGATCAAGGACATTCGTTCCGAGTATGTGAAGAAGATTCAGGATTTTACGGATAAAAACCTGCATCTGGATGTTTCTTTGCGTGTACTGGCCGACCATGTTAATTTGCATCCGACCCATTTGTCCAAGATATATAAGATTGAAACGGGCGAAGGCATCAGTGATTATATCTCGCGCCTGCGCATGGATCGGGCCTGCCACAAGCTCGTTACGACCACCAAAAAAGTATATGAAATCAGCATGGAGATTGGTTATATGGACCCGGCTTATTTTATCAAAGTGTTCAAGCGTCAATTCGGCGTTACACCGCAGGAGTACAGAGACCAACATTAA
- a CDS encoding sensor histidine kinase, with the protein MNIWKRLTLFEKTTRSRFSLFAKINCLIILLFIPIIIMYTYSNNVTYDVVSKELQVSNTKQLTFLSSQIDSRINQMMDFSLILTRDPNVRAFNGLNIWNDRYDKMQTRYVIQEKLMLQAGVTDIWPTRYAVHSQQNQDVIANYNRTSGYDEDYLKRNMSGQWTYSDGTESQEDMKSFYWFFTDSLAQPGTLTGSNLVIEASFSYENIQNMLDTYKEGGQGDPFFYHKGDSPILNRSADKQLSEELIRYLDDHVLEDTTQDVIKLNGKKYLVSTVKSAYLDWHLVDVVPLYQILEPISLSRNLFYLFMILLFVVGISASILLYRNIQYPIKKLIQGLRRVQRGDYSVRLHSKDQNEFSFLFHRFNDMSHQIQDLIENVFQEKIRAKEATLKQLQAQINPHFLYNCLGYIINMAQMKDEQAVVSMAHNLSAYYRYTTRVERETSSLKEEVNLLVNYLDIQKLRNGRIEYHIDIPEDMLALSVPRLMLQPIVENSVIHGVAKSYSSGEIRITGEISNGFCKIYIDDDGPGLNPDQLEALNLKMQQPLQEEMGCGLWNTNQRIMHLFGSQSYLLFGPSPLGGFRTEMIWEIPKEDTDSD; encoded by the coding sequence ATGAATATATGGAAGCGCTTAACATTATTTGAAAAAACGACGAGATCCCGGTTTAGTCTGTTTGCCAAAATAAACTGCTTAATTATCCTCCTGTTCATCCCCATTATTATCATGTATACCTATTCGAACAACGTCACGTATGATGTGGTAAGCAAAGAACTACAGGTCTCCAATACGAAACAGCTCACGTTTTTATCCAGTCAGATTGATTCCCGCATTAATCAGATGATGGATTTCAGTCTTATTCTTACAAGAGATCCCAATGTCAGAGCATTCAATGGCTTGAACATTTGGAATGATCGTTATGACAAGATGCAGACCCGATATGTCATTCAGGAAAAGCTGATGCTGCAAGCCGGGGTTACCGATATATGGCCTACCCGATATGCTGTGCATTCACAGCAAAATCAAGATGTCATCGCCAACTATAATCGAACATCCGGGTATGATGAGGATTACCTGAAAAGAAATATGAGCGGACAATGGACATACAGTGATGGTACCGAATCTCAAGAGGACATGAAATCTTTTTACTGGTTCTTTACGGATTCCTTGGCCCAGCCGGGAACATTGACGGGAAGCAATCTGGTGATTGAAGCCAGCTTCAGTTATGAGAACATTCAGAACATGCTGGATACGTACAAGGAAGGTGGACAAGGTGATCCCTTCTTTTATCACAAGGGGGATTCGCCCATTCTGAACCGCAGTGCAGACAAGCAGTTATCCGAAGAACTCATTCGCTATCTGGATGATCACGTCCTGGAGGATACCACCCAAGATGTCATCAAGCTGAACGGGAAGAAGTATCTGGTCAGCACGGTGAAGTCTGCCTATCTGGATTGGCATTTAGTCGATGTGGTCCCACTCTATCAGATTCTGGAACCCATTTCGCTCAGTCGGAACCTGTTCTATCTCTTTATGATTCTGCTGTTTGTGGTGGGTATTTCCGCTTCGATTCTGTTATATCGAAACATTCAATATCCGATCAAAAAGCTGATCCAAGGCTTACGCCGCGTGCAGCGCGGAGACTATTCCGTACGTCTGCATAGCAAGGATCAGAATGAATTCTCATTTTTGTTCCATCGATTCAATGATATGTCACATCAGATTCAAGACCTGATCGAGAACGTGTTCCAGGAAAAAATCAGAGCCAAGGAAGCTACGCTGAAGCAGTTACAGGCGCAGATCAATCCTCACTTTCTATATAACTGTCTTGGCTATATCATCAACATGGCCCAGATGAAGGACGAGCAAGCCGTCGTCTCCATGGCGCATAACCTAAGTGCCTACTATCGCTATACGACACGAGTGGAGCGGGAGACATCTTCTCTGAAGGAAGAAGTCAATCTGCTCGTCAACTATTTGGATATCCAGAAACTGCGCAACGGCAGAATTGAATATCATATCGACATCCCTGAGGATATGCTTGCCCTGTCCGTACCACGGTTAATGCTTCAACCCATTGTGGAGAATTCGGTCATTCACGGCGTCGCGAAGTCGTATTCATCCGGTGAAATTCGAATTACTGGCGAAATCTCAAACGGATTCTGTAAAATATACATTGATGATGACGGACCCGGCTTGAACCCGGATCAGCTGGAAGCGCTGAATCTTAAAATGCAGCAACCGCTGCAGGAGGAAATGGGCTGTGGCCTATGGAACACGAATCAGCGAATCATGCACCTATTCGGCAGCCAATCCTATCTTCTATTCGGCCCATCCCCACTCGGCGGATTCCGAACCGAGATGATCTGGGAGATACCGAAAGAGGATACTGATTCCGATTAA
- a CDS encoding ABC transporter permease produces the protein MVLPAAIMVFIFSYIPMSGILMAFQDYKPALGFFDSEWVGLKHFRYMWENDYFLQITWNTLFFACSKIVMNLIIPFIFALLLNEVRKMALKRTIQTLVYLPHFLSWVTLSGILIDILAQTGIVNQFLVSVFGIKPIFFLGDGSWFRFTIIASDVWKEFGFNTIIFLAALSGINPALYEAAEVDGAGRWKQTMYITIPALIPIGIVIATLALGNVLNANFDQIFNLYSPLIYQQGDIIDTFVYREGLLSGQFSFATAVNLFKSVISLILIVISYRLAYRFAGYRIF, from the coding sequence ATGGTGTTGCCGGCGGCTATTATGGTCTTTATATTTTCATACATTCCGATGTCCGGGATTTTGATGGCATTTCAGGATTATAAACCTGCACTGGGATTTTTCGATTCCGAATGGGTCGGACTGAAGCATTTCAGATACATGTGGGAAAATGATTATTTCCTGCAAATTACGTGGAATACGCTGTTTTTTGCCTGTTCCAAGATCGTCATGAACCTGATCATTCCGTTTATCTTTGCCTTATTGCTTAACGAGGTACGGAAGATGGCGCTGAAAAGAACGATTCAAACGCTCGTGTATCTTCCACACTTTCTGTCCTGGGTTACGTTGTCAGGTATTCTGATCGACATTCTGGCCCAGACGGGTATTGTCAATCAGTTCCTGGTTTCGGTATTCGGCATCAAGCCGATCTTCTTCCTGGGGGATGGCAGCTGGTTCCGGTTCACGATTATTGCGAGTGATGTCTGGAAAGAGTTTGGTTTCAACACAATTATCTTCCTAGCGGCACTGTCCGGCATTAACCCTGCACTTTATGAAGCAGCTGAAGTGGATGGAGCGGGACGCTGGAAGCAAACGATGTATATTACCATCCCGGCACTGATTCCCATTGGGATTGTAATCGCAACGCTGGCACTGGGTAATGTGCTTAACGCCAACTTTGACCAGATCTTTAACTTATATAGTCCGTTGATTTATCAGCAAGGGGATATTATTGATACGTTTGTATATAGAGAAGGTCTGCTGAGTGGGCAGTTCAGTTTCGCTACCGCTGTGAATCTGTTCAAATCGGTCATCAGCCTGATCCTGATTGTGATCTCGTACCGACTGGCTTACCGATTCGCTGGATACCGAATTTTCTAG
- a CDS encoding carbohydrate ABC transporter permease, protein MYHKTMPYRIFSIFNNVFLTILSLLCLLPLYHLLMVSLSASAPANAGLVTFWPIGFTLEAYAKTFANTNFLSSLWVSVERTVLGTGLALIVNTLAAYALSKETRVFRARNIYLWYFVITMLFSGGLIPGYILILKLGLMNTLLALILPGLVAVFNIILLLNFFRTVPKDLEEAAFIDGAGHFQTFIKIYLPVSVPVIATVSLFMMVGHWNAYFDGIIYIRDAEKLPLATFMQTIIVQADMSKLDPEAVKNLSQRTIRASQIFISALPILLVYPFLQRYFVTGIVVGAVKE, encoded by the coding sequence ATGTATCATAAAACGATGCCTTACCGCATATTTAGCATATTCAACAATGTGTTCCTGACCATCCTTTCACTGCTCTGCTTGCTGCCTTTGTATCACTTGCTCATGGTATCACTTAGCGCATCCGCACCTGCAAATGCTGGTCTCGTCACGTTCTGGCCAATTGGATTCACACTGGAGGCGTATGCGAAGACATTTGCCAATACAAACTTCCTCTCCTCCTTATGGGTATCTGTGGAGCGGACGGTACTCGGTACTGGACTTGCGTTAATTGTTAATACGCTTGCAGCCTATGCGCTCTCCAAAGAGACACGGGTGTTCCGCGCACGTAATATCTATCTTTGGTATTTTGTCATCACGATGCTGTTCAGCGGTGGCCTCATTCCGGGGTATATCCTGATTCTGAAGCTGGGACTGATGAACACATTGCTGGCCTTGATCTTGCCGGGATTGGTTGCGGTGTTCAACATTATTCTGTTGCTGAATTTCTTCCGTACCGTTCCGAAGGATCTGGAGGAAGCTGCATTTATCGATGGCGCAGGACATTTCCAGACGTTTATCAAAATCTATCTGCCCGTCTCCGTACCCGTTATTGCAACGGTTTCACTCTTCATGATGGTTGGGCATTGGAACGCATACTTTGATGGGATTATCTACATCCGTGACGCGGAAAAGCTGCCACTTGCGACTTTCATGCAGACGATCATCGTACAGGCCGATATGTCGAAGCTTGATCCAGAAGCGGTGAAGAACCTGTCCCAACGGACGATTCGTGCTTCGCAGATCTTTATCAGTGCGCTCCCGATCTTGCTGGTGTATCCGTTCCTGCAACGGTACTTTGTAACCGGGATTGTGGTTGGGGCTGTGAAGGAGTAG
- a CDS encoding zinc dependent phospholipase C family protein, with the protein MGSRIMHLVIANRIADSLSIKDKIPFLLGSIAPDAVSSKDSSHFFAGEVQDFSRNVDYKGFIHKYSSQAEDLYVLGYFTHLIADDIWLKGFNLPWLKNRMDADAGLYKLYHNDFRILNGKLLEHYGYTDELRRSLNYTPTLPELDEVKSKDVEKFVPYVLGDMEYDNAILNENLNVFTFNQIVGYLETSVDMGLLNMRYVKIKYNL; encoded by the coding sequence ATGGGTTCAAGAATAATGCATCTGGTAATTGCAAATAGAATTGCTGATAGCCTATCAATCAAAGATAAGATACCTTTTTTACTTGGAAGTATCGCTCCGGATGCTGTTTCATCAAAAGATTCGTCACATTTCTTTGCTGGTGAAGTACAAGATTTTTCAAGGAACGTTGACTACAAAGGCTTTATACATAAATATAGTTCGCAAGCAGAAGACTTATATGTACTTGGTTATTTTACACATTTGATTGCTGATGATATATGGTTGAAAGGTTTCAATCTGCCTTGGTTAAAAAACAGAATGGATGCAGACGCTGGATTATATAAACTGTATCATAATGATTTCAGAATATTGAATGGGAAGTTATTAGAGCATTATGGATACACAGATGAATTAAGAAGGTCGCTGAATTACACTCCTACATTACCTGAATTAGATGAAGTTAAATCAAAAGATGTCGAAAAATTCGTTCCATATGTATTGGGTGATATGGAATATGATAACGCAATATTGAATGAAAATCTTAATGTTTTTACGTTTAACCAGATCGTTGGATACTTAGAGACATCAGTCGATATGGGATTATTGAATATGAGGTATGTAAAGATAAAGTATAATTTGTAG